One Octopus sinensis linkage group LG11, ASM634580v1, whole genome shotgun sequence genomic window carries:
- the LOC115217256 gene encoding uncharacterized protein LOC115217256 isoform X11: MKSVVYLLTVAVIFLLEEIDGNQIQSSNLSCALVPGRSNSTYYEPVWDYIWIRRSCMFGRVFSDRYCLCIPTQLMRNTRLNTPNTCIFRGSKTYTRRIDPKDSYYQERVKTRKWAPKTCTSGLVFSPTHCRCIEDSRETCQYPGGITRTRKRDTDVNYFQQLTNSNTWERKRCYSGATFSLTKCYCTFGGSSVIVTTPEPENDIKICKHPKYGYFRKRDSNPQFYFQINNNKAWEKRACAVGGTFNSAICDCTYVKPTSESETTPKVEPEIPQKFCWDALSKTRRGTFRDERYYYELKGNTWKVIACQNGYIFSHDRCCCVLKSQITTPRTEPTGEPETEPTGEPETPFEVCPHKPSQSIRRATTNPQIYEQKTTGGKWVKISCEAANQFNVKKCCCVPTGEPETEPTGEPEAQFEICPHKSSQSIRRGTANPQFYEQMNKQGKWERKLCNGASRFNAKKCCCVSPGEPETEPTGEPETEPTGEPETEPTGEPETEPTGEPETEPTGEPETEPTGEPETEPTGEPETEPTGEPETEPTGEPETPFEVCPHKPSQSIRRGTKNPQIYEQMNKQRKWERKICNGASRFNAKKCCCVSTGEPETEPTGEPETEPEGKPEGEPEIAEKICHHKPSKIQRKTFKVELFYYEKTGNTWMLKVCQNGYIFSYEECCCALKSKQIANPETEPEGKPESEPEGEPEGEPKPENEVQHAYCIDVISRAIRKNTTNPKQYKQLSSSFKWEVKYCPHSKRFSFKICCCVPVTPGQPEGEPEGKPETEPEGKPETEPETEPEGKPEKPFKICPHKPSESIRRPTTNPQFYEQMTIRNEWVNMSCGDASRFDVDQCSCIPTEKTTPTTTQRSYDTAQANITCKVGNGPLRKTDSDLRRYSEKVAGRWEDRICYSGGIFNKLICGCVYLKKIHK, from the exons ATGAAATCTGTAGTATATTTACTcactgttgctgttatttttttgcTTGAAGAGATTGATGGCAACCAAATTCAAAGCTCGAATTTAAGTTGTGCTCTAGTGCCTGGACGAAGTAATTCGACCTATTATGAACCAGTTTGGGACTATATTTGGATTCGACGTAGTTGCATGTTTGGCAGAGTTTTCAGTGACCGCTATTGCTTATGCATACCAACACAACTCATGAGAAATACTCGTCTAAATACACCAAATACTTGCATATTTCGAGGTTCAAAGACTTACACCAGAAGAATTGATCCAAAAGATAGCTATTATCAAGAACGTGTAAAAACGAGAAAATGGGCACCGAAAACTTGTACAAGTGGATTAGTTTTCAGTCCGACACACTGCCGTTGCATTGAAGATAGTCGTGAAACGTGTCAATATCCAGGCGGTATTACCAGAACACGTAAACGAGATACTGATGTGAATTATTTCCAACAGCTAACAAACAGCAACACATGGGAAAGAAAAAGGTGTTACAGTGGTGCTACCTTCAGTCTAACTAAATGTTATTGCACTTTCGGTGGTTCATCAGTCATTGTTACAACGCCTGAACctgaaaatgatattaaaatatgtaaacatCCCAAGTATGGATATTTCCGTAAACGGGATTCAAACCCGcagttttattttcagatcaATAACAATAAAGCATGGGAGAAGAGAGCTTGCGCAGTCGGCGGCACATTCAACAGCGCCATCTGTGATTGTACTTATGTGAAACCAACAAGCGAATCGGAGACTACACCAAAGGTCGAACCTGAAATTCCTCAAAAGTTTTGTTGGGATGCACTTTCAAAAACACGACGAGGAACATTTAGAGATGAACGTTATTATTACGAACTGAAAGGCAATACATGGAAGGTGATAGCTTGTCAAAATGGATATATTTTTTCTCACGAcagatgttgttgtgttttaaaATCACAAATAACGACCCCTAGAACAGAACCGACAGGTGAACCTGAAACGGAGCCGACAGGTGAACCTGAAACACCATTCGAAGTATGTCCGCATAAGCCTTCTCAGTCTATAAGAAGAGCCACTACAAACCCACAGATTTACGAGCAGAAGACCACAGGAGGCAAATGGGTGAAAATATCATGCGAAGCTGCAAATCAATTCAACGTCAAAAAATGTTGTTGTGTTCCGACAG GTGAACCTGAAACGGAGCCGACAGGTGAACCTGAAGCACAATTCGAAATATGCCCACATAAGTCTTCTCAGTCTATAAGAAGAGGCACTGCAAACCCACAGTTTTACGAGCAGATGAACAAGCAAGGCAAATGGGAGAGAAAATTATGTAACGGTGCAAGTCGATTCAACGCCAAAAAATGTTGTTGTGTTTCGCCAGGTGAACCCGAAACAGAACCGACAG GTGAACCCGAAACAGAACCGACAGGTGAACCTGAAACGGAGCCGACAG GTGAACCCGAAACAGAACCGACAGGTGAACCTGAAACGGAGCCGACTG GTGAACCCGAAACAGAACCGACAGGTGAACCTGAAACGGAGCCGACAG GTGAACCCGAAACAGAACCGACAG GTGAACCCGAAACAGAACCGACAGGTGAACCTGAAACACCATTCGAAGTATGTCCGCATAAGCCTTCTCAGTCTATAAGAAGAGGCACTAAAAACCCACAGATTTACGAGCAGATGAACAAGCAACGCAAAtgggagagaaaaatatgtaacgGTGCAAGTCGATTCAACGCCAAAAAATGTTGTTGTGTTTCGACAGGTGAACCCGAAACAGAACCGACAG GTGAACCCGAAACAGAACCGGAAGGTAAACCCGAAGGAGAACCTGAAATTGCCGAAAAGATTTGTCATCATAAACCGTCAAAAATACAACGAAAAACATTTAaagttgaacttttttattatgAAAAGACGGGCAATACATGGATGCTGAAGGTTTGTCaaaatggatatattttctcTTACGAGGAGTGTTGTTGTGctttaaaatcaaaacaaatagcGAATCCTGAAACAGAACCGGAAGGCAAACCTGAGTCAGAACCGGAAGGTGAACCAGAGGGAGAACCGAAACCAGAAAATGAAGTACAACACGCATATTGTATAGATGTGATATCTCGGGCTATAAGGAAAAATACAACGAACCCAAAGCAGTATAagcagttgtcatcatcattcaaatgggaagtaaaatattgtccacattCAAAACGATTCAGTTTTAAAATATGCTGTTGCGTTCCGGTAACACCTGGACAACCAGAGGGAGAGCCGGAGGGTAAACCTGAAACAGAACCGGAAGGTAAACCTGAAACAGAACCTGAAACAGAACCGGAGGGTAAACCTGAAAAACCCTTTAAAATATGTCCGCATAAGCCTTCTGAGTCTATAAGAAGACCCACCACAAACCCACAGTTTTACGAGCAGATGACCATAAGAAACGAATGGGTAAACATGTCATGTGGAGATGCAAGTCGATTCGACGTCGATCAATGTTCTTGTATTCCGACAGAGAAAACTACACCTACTACAACGCAACGATCATATGACACTGCACAAGCAAATATTACGTGTAAGGTCGGGAATGGACCTCTTCGGAAAACAGACTCGGACTTACGTCGTTATTCAGAAAAGGTAGCAGGAAGATGGGAAGATAGGATTTGCTACAGTGGTGGTATATTCAACAAACTAATTTGTGGTtgtgtttatttgaaaaaaatacataaatag
- the LOC115217256 gene encoding uncharacterized protein LOC115217256 isoform X15 has protein sequence MKSVVYLLTVAVIFLLEEIDGNQIQSSNLSCALVPGRSNSTYYEPVWDYIWIRRSCMFGRVFSDRYCLCIPTQLMRNTRLNTPNTCIFRGSKTYTRRIDPKDSYYQERVKTRKWAPKTCTSGLVFSPTHCRCIEDSRETCQYPGGITRTRKRDTDVNYFQQLTNSNTWERKRCYSGATFSLTKCYCTFGGSSVIVTTPEPENDIKICKHPKYGYFRKRDSNPQFYFQINNNKAWEKRACAVGGTFNSAICDCTYVKPTSESETTPKVEPEIPQKFCWDALSKTRRGTFRDERYYYELKGNTWKVIACQNGYIFSHDRCCCVLKSQITTPRTEPTGEPETEPTGEPETPFEVCPHKPSQSIRRATTNPQIYEQKTTGGKWVKISCEAANQFNVKKCCCVPTGEPETEPTGEPETEPTGEPETEPTGEPETEPTGEPETEPTGEPETEPTGEPETEPTGEPETEPTGEPETEPTGEPETPFEVCPHKPSQSIRRGTKNPQIYEQMNKQRKWERKICNGASRFNAKKCCCVSTGEPETEPTGEPETEPEGKPEGEPEIAEKICHHKPSKIQRKTFKVELFYYEKTGNTWMLKVCQNGYIFSYEECCCALKSKQIANPETEPEGKPESEPEGEPEGEPKPENEVQHAYCIDVISRAIRKNTTNPKQYKQLSSSFKWEVKYCPHSKRFSFKICCCVPVTPGQPEGEPEGKPETEPEGKPETEPETEPEGKPEKPFKICPHKPSESIRRPTTNPQFYEQMTIRNEWVNMSCGDASRFDVDQCSCIPTEKTTPTTTQRSYDTAQANITCKVGNGPLRKTDSDLRRYSEKVAGRWEDRICYSGGIFNKLICGCVYLKKIHK, from the exons ATGAAATCTGTAGTATATTTACTcactgttgctgttatttttttgcTTGAAGAGATTGATGGCAACCAAATTCAAAGCTCGAATTTAAGTTGTGCTCTAGTGCCTGGACGAAGTAATTCGACCTATTATGAACCAGTTTGGGACTATATTTGGATTCGACGTAGTTGCATGTTTGGCAGAGTTTTCAGTGACCGCTATTGCTTATGCATACCAACACAACTCATGAGAAATACTCGTCTAAATACACCAAATACTTGCATATTTCGAGGTTCAAAGACTTACACCAGAAGAATTGATCCAAAAGATAGCTATTATCAAGAACGTGTAAAAACGAGAAAATGGGCACCGAAAACTTGTACAAGTGGATTAGTTTTCAGTCCGACACACTGCCGTTGCATTGAAGATAGTCGTGAAACGTGTCAATATCCAGGCGGTATTACCAGAACACGTAAACGAGATACTGATGTGAATTATTTCCAACAGCTAACAAACAGCAACACATGGGAAAGAAAAAGGTGTTACAGTGGTGCTACCTTCAGTCTAACTAAATGTTATTGCACTTTCGGTGGTTCATCAGTCATTGTTACAACGCCTGAACctgaaaatgatattaaaatatgtaaacatCCCAAGTATGGATATTTCCGTAAACGGGATTCAAACCCGcagttttattttcagatcaATAACAATAAAGCATGGGAGAAGAGAGCTTGCGCAGTCGGCGGCACATTCAACAGCGCCATCTGTGATTGTACTTATGTGAAACCAACAAGCGAATCGGAGACTACACCAAAGGTCGAACCTGAAATTCCTCAAAAGTTTTGTTGGGATGCACTTTCAAAAACACGACGAGGAACATTTAGAGATGAACGTTATTATTACGAACTGAAAGGCAATACATGGAAGGTGATAGCTTGTCAAAATGGATATATTTTTTCTCACGAcagatgttgttgtgttttaaaATCACAAATAACGACCCCTAGAACAGAACCGACAGGTGAACCTGAAACGGAGCCGACAGGTGAACCTGAAACACCATTCGAAGTATGTCCGCATAAGCCTTCTCAGTCTATAAGAAGAGCCACTACAAACCCACAGATTTACGAGCAGAAGACCACAGGAGGCAAATGGGTGAAAATATCATGCGAAGCTGCAAATCAATTCAACGTCAAAAAATGTTGTTGTGTTCCGACAG GTGAACCTGAAACGGAGCCGACAG GTGAACCCGAAACAGAACCGACAGGTGAACCTGAAACGGAGCCGACAG GTGAACCCGAAACAGAACCGACAGGTGAACCTGAAACGGAGCCGACTG GTGAACCCGAAACAGAACCGACAGGTGAACCTGAAACGGAGCCGACAG GTGAACCCGAAACAGAACCGACAG GTGAACCCGAAACAGAACCGACAGGTGAACCTGAAACACCATTCGAAGTATGTCCGCATAAGCCTTCTCAGTCTATAAGAAGAGGCACTAAAAACCCACAGATTTACGAGCAGATGAACAAGCAACGCAAAtgggagagaaaaatatgtaacgGTGCAAGTCGATTCAACGCCAAAAAATGTTGTTGTGTTTCGACAGGTGAACCCGAAACAGAACCGACAG GTGAACCCGAAACAGAACCGGAAGGTAAACCCGAAGGAGAACCTGAAATTGCCGAAAAGATTTGTCATCATAAACCGTCAAAAATACAACGAAAAACATTTAaagttgaacttttttattatgAAAAGACGGGCAATACATGGATGCTGAAGGTTTGTCaaaatggatatattttctcTTACGAGGAGTGTTGTTGTGctttaaaatcaaaacaaatagcGAATCCTGAAACAGAACCGGAAGGCAAACCTGAGTCAGAACCGGAAGGTGAACCAGAGGGAGAACCGAAACCAGAAAATGAAGTACAACACGCATATTGTATAGATGTGATATCTCGGGCTATAAGGAAAAATACAACGAACCCAAAGCAGTATAagcagttgtcatcatcattcaaatgggaagtaaaatattgtccacattCAAAACGATTCAGTTTTAAAATATGCTGTTGCGTTCCGGTAACACCTGGACAACCAGAGGGAGAGCCGGAGGGTAAACCTGAAACAGAACCGGAAGGTAAACCTGAAACAGAACCTGAAACAGAACCGGAGGGTAAACCTGAAAAACCCTTTAAAATATGTCCGCATAAGCCTTCTGAGTCTATAAGAAGACCCACCACAAACCCACAGTTTTACGAGCAGATGACCATAAGAAACGAATGGGTAAACATGTCATGTGGAGATGCAAGTCGATTCGACGTCGATCAATGTTCTTGTATTCCGACAGAGAAAACTACACCTACTACAACGCAACGATCATATGACACTGCACAAGCAAATATTACGTGTAAGGTCGGGAATGGACCTCTTCGGAAAACAGACTCGGACTTACGTCGTTATTCAGAAAAGGTAGCAGGAAGATGGGAAGATAGGATTTGCTACAGTGGTGGTATATTCAACAAACTAATTTGTGGTtgtgtttatttgaaaaaaatacataaatag
- the LOC115217256 gene encoding uncharacterized protein LOC115217256 isoform X2, whose product MKSVVYLLTVAVIFLLEEIDGNQIQSSNLSCALVPGRSNSTYYEPVWDYIWIRRSCMFGRVFSDRYCLCIPTQLMRNTRLNTPNTCIFRGSKTYTRRIDPKDSYYQERVKTRKWAPKTCTSGLVFSPTHCRCIEDSRETCQYPGGITRTRKRDTDVNYFQQLTNSNTWERKRCYSGATFSLTKCYCTFGGSSVIVTTPEPENDIKICKHPKYGYFRKRDSNPQFYFQINNNKAWEKRACAVGGTFNSAICDCTYVKPTSESETTPKVEPEIPQKFCWDALSKTRRGTFRDERYYYELKGNTWKVIACQNGYIFSHDRCCCVLKSQITTPRTEPTGEPETEPTGEPETPFEVCPHKPSQSIRRATTNPQIYEQKTTGGKWVKISCEAANQFNVKKCCCVPTGTTAQPEGTTKFSPKYCLDKLSSKRRATFRNERHYYELTDSLWRLKACKNGKIFSYEECCCVLKSKPKTEPTSKPETEPTGEPETEPTGEPEAQFEICPHKSSQSIRRGTANPQFYEQMNKQGKWERKLCNGASRFNAKKCCCVSPGEPETEPTGEPETEPTGEPETEPTGEPETEPTGEPETEPTGEPETEPTGEPETEPTGEPETEPTGEPETEPTGEPETPFEVCPHKPSQSIRRGTKNPQIYEQMNKQRKWERKICNGASRFNAKKCCCVSTGEPETEPTGEPETEPEGKPEGEPEIAEKICHHKPSKIQRKTFKVELFYYEKTGNTWMLKVCQNGYIFSYEECCCALKSKQIANPETEPEGKPKPENEVQHAYCIDVISRAIRKNTTNPKQYKQLSSSFKWEVKYCPHSKRFSFKICCCVPVTPGQPEGEPEGKPETEPEGKPETEPETEPEGKPEKPFKICPHKPSESIRRPTTNPQFYEQMTIRNEWVNMSCGDASRFDVDQCSCIPTEKTTPTTTQRSYDTAQANITCKVGNGPLRKTDSDLRRYSEKVAGRWEDRICYSGGIFNKLICGCVYLKKIHK is encoded by the exons ATGAAATCTGTAGTATATTTACTcactgttgctgttatttttttgcTTGAAGAGATTGATGGCAACCAAATTCAAAGCTCGAATTTAAGTTGTGCTCTAGTGCCTGGACGAAGTAATTCGACCTATTATGAACCAGTTTGGGACTATATTTGGATTCGACGTAGTTGCATGTTTGGCAGAGTTTTCAGTGACCGCTATTGCTTATGCATACCAACACAACTCATGAGAAATACTCGTCTAAATACACCAAATACTTGCATATTTCGAGGTTCAAAGACTTACACCAGAAGAATTGATCCAAAAGATAGCTATTATCAAGAACGTGTAAAAACGAGAAAATGGGCACCGAAAACTTGTACAAGTGGATTAGTTTTCAGTCCGACACACTGCCGTTGCATTGAAGATAGTCGTGAAACGTGTCAATATCCAGGCGGTATTACCAGAACACGTAAACGAGATACTGATGTGAATTATTTCCAACAGCTAACAAACAGCAACACATGGGAAAGAAAAAGGTGTTACAGTGGTGCTACCTTCAGTCTAACTAAATGTTATTGCACTTTCGGTGGTTCATCAGTCATTGTTACAACGCCTGAACctgaaaatgatattaaaatatgtaaacatCCCAAGTATGGATATTTCCGTAAACGGGATTCAAACCCGcagttttattttcagatcaATAACAATAAAGCATGGGAGAAGAGAGCTTGCGCAGTCGGCGGCACATTCAACAGCGCCATCTGTGATTGTACTTATGTGAAACCAACAAGCGAATCGGAGACTACACCAAAGGTCGAACCTGAAATTCCTCAAAAGTTTTGTTGGGATGCACTTTCAAAAACACGACGAGGAACATTTAGAGATGAACGTTATTATTACGAACTGAAAGGCAATACATGGAAGGTGATAGCTTGTCAAAATGGATATATTTTTTCTCACGAcagatgttgttgtgttttaaaATCACAAATAACGACCCCTAGAACAGAACCGACAGGTGAACCTGAAACGGAGCCGACAGGTGAACCTGAAACACCATTCGAAGTATGTCCGCATAAGCCTTCTCAGTCTATAAGAAGAGCCACTACAAACCCACAGATTTACGAGCAGAAGACCACAGGAGGCAAATGGGTGAAAATATCATGCGAAGCTGCAAATCAATTCAACGTCAAAAAATGTTGTTGTGTTCCGACAGGTACAACTGCACAACCGGAGGGAACCACTAAATTTTCCCCAAAGTACTGTCTggataaattgtcaagtaaacgACGAGCAACATTTAGAAATGAACGTCATTATTACGAACTGACAGACAGTTTATGGCGGCTGAAAGCttgtaaaaatggaaaaattttcTCTTACGAGGAGTGTTGCTGTgttttaaaatcaa AACCTAAAACTGAGCCGACAAGTAAACCCGAAACAGAACCAACAGGTGAACCTGAAACGGAGCCGACAGGTGAACCTGAAGCACAATTCGAAATATGCCCACATAAGTCTTCTCAGTCTATAAGAAGAGGCACTGCAAACCCACAGTTTTACGAGCAGATGAACAAGCAAGGCAAATGGGAGAGAAAATTATGTAACGGTGCAAGTCGATTCAACGCCAAAAAATGTTGTTGTGTTTCGCCAGGTGAACCCGAAACAGAACCGACAG GTGAACCCGAAACAGAACCGACAGGTGAACCTGAAACGGAGCCGACAG GTGAACCCGAAACAGAACCGACAGGTGAACCTGAAACGGAGCCGACTG GTGAACCCGAAACAGAACCGACAGGTGAACCTGAAACGGAGCCGACAG GTGAACCCGAAACAGAACCGACAG GTGAACCCGAAACAGAACCGACAGGTGAACCTGAAACACCATTCGAAGTATGTCCGCATAAGCCTTCTCAGTCTATAAGAAGAGGCACTAAAAACCCACAGATTTACGAGCAGATGAACAAGCAACGCAAAtgggagagaaaaatatgtaacgGTGCAAGTCGATTCAACGCCAAAAAATGTTGTTGTGTTTCGACAGGTGAACCCGAAACAGAACCGACAG GTGAACCCGAAACAGAACCGGAAGGTAAACCCGAAGGAGAACCTGAAATTGCCGAAAAGATTTGTCATCATAAACCGTCAAAAATACAACGAAAAACATTTAaagttgaacttttttattatgAAAAGACGGGCAATACATGGATGCTGAAGGTTTGTCaaaatggatatattttctcTTACGAGGAGTGTTGTTGTGctttaaaatcaaaacaaatagcGAATCCTGAAACAGAACCGGAAGGCA AACCGAAACCAGAAAATGAAGTACAACACGCATATTGTATAGATGTGATATCTCGGGCTATAAGGAAAAATACAACGAACCCAAAGCAGTATAagcagttgtcatcatcattcaaatgggaagtaaaatattgtccacattCAAAACGATTCAGTTTTAAAATATGCTGTTGCGTTCCGGTAACACCTGGACAACCAGAGGGAGAGCCGGAGGGTAAACCTGAAACAGAACCGGAAGGTAAACCTGAAACAGAACCTGAAACAGAACCGGAGGGTAAACCTGAAAAACCCTTTAAAATATGTCCGCATAAGCCTTCTGAGTCTATAAGAAGACCCACCACAAACCCACAGTTTTACGAGCAGATGACCATAAGAAACGAATGGGTAAACATGTCATGTGGAGATGCAAGTCGATTCGACGTCGATCAATGTTCTTGTATTCCGACAGAGAAAACTACACCTACTACAACGCAACGATCATATGACACTGCACAAGCAAATATTACGTGTAAGGTCGGGAATGGACCTCTTCGGAAAACAGACTCGGACTTACGTCGTTATTCAGAAAAGGTAGCAGGAAGATGGGAAGATAGGATTTGCTACAGTGGTGGTATATTCAACAAACTAATTTGTGGTtgtgtttatttgaaaaaaatacataaatag
- the LOC115217256 gene encoding uncharacterized protein LOC115217256 isoform X18, which yields MKSVVYLLTVAVIFLLEEIDGNQIQSSNLSCALVPGRSNSTYYEPVWDYIWIRRSCMFGRVFSDRYCLCIPTQLMRNTRLNTPNTCIFRGSKTYTRRIDPKDSYYQERVKTRKWAPKTCTSGLVFSPTHCRCIEDSRETCQYPGGITRTRKRDTDVNYFQQLTNSNTWERKRCYSGATFSLTKCYCTFGGSSVIVTTPEPENDIKICKHPKYGYFRKRDSNPQFYFQINNNKAWEKRACAVGGTFNSAICDCTYVKPTSESETTPKVEPEIPQKFCWDALSKTRRGTFRDERYYYELKGNTWKVIACQNGYIFSHDRCCCVLKSQITTPRTEPTGEPETEPTGEPETPFEVCPHKPSQSIRRATTNPQIYEQKTTGGKWVKISCEAANQFNVKKCCCVPTSKPETEPTGEPETEPTGEPETEPTGEPETEPTGEPETEPTGEPETEPTGEPETEPTGEPETEPTGEPETEPTGEPETPFEVCPHKPSQSIRRGTKNPQIYEQMNKQRKWERKICNGASRFNAKKCCCVSTGEPETEPTGEPETEPEGKPEGEPEIAEKICHHKPSKIQRKTFKVELFYYEKTGNTWMLKVCQNGYIFSYEECCCALKSKQIANPETEPEGKPESEPEGEPEGEPKPENEVQHAYCIDVISRAIRKNTTNPKQYKQLSSSFKWEVKYCPHSKRFSFKICCCVPVTPGQPEGEPEGKPETEPEGKPETEPETEPEGKPEKPFKICPHKPSESIRRPTTNPQFYEQMTIRNEWVNMSCGDASRFDVDQCSCIPTEKTTPTTTQRSYDTAQANITCKVGNGPLRKTDSDLRRYSEKVAGRWEDRICYSGGIFNKLICGCVYLKKIHK from the exons ATGAAATCTGTAGTATATTTACTcactgttgctgttatttttttgcTTGAAGAGATTGATGGCAACCAAATTCAAAGCTCGAATTTAAGTTGTGCTCTAGTGCCTGGACGAAGTAATTCGACCTATTATGAACCAGTTTGGGACTATATTTGGATTCGACGTAGTTGCATGTTTGGCAGAGTTTTCAGTGACCGCTATTGCTTATGCATACCAACACAACTCATGAGAAATACTCGTCTAAATACACCAAATACTTGCATATTTCGAGGTTCAAAGACTTACACCAGAAGAATTGATCCAAAAGATAGCTATTATCAAGAACGTGTAAAAACGAGAAAATGGGCACCGAAAACTTGTACAAGTGGATTAGTTTTCAGTCCGACACACTGCCGTTGCATTGAAGATAGTCGTGAAACGTGTCAATATCCAGGCGGTATTACCAGAACACGTAAACGAGATACTGATGTGAATTATTTCCAACAGCTAACAAACAGCAACACATGGGAAAGAAAAAGGTGTTACAGTGGTGCTACCTTCAGTCTAACTAAATGTTATTGCACTTTCGGTGGTTCATCAGTCATTGTTACAACGCCTGAACctgaaaatgatattaaaatatgtaaacatCCCAAGTATGGATATTTCCGTAAACGGGATTCAAACCCGcagttttattttcagatcaATAACAATAAAGCATGGGAGAAGAGAGCTTGCGCAGTCGGCGGCACATTCAACAGCGCCATCTGTGATTGTACTTATGTGAAACCAACAAGCGAATCGGAGACTACACCAAAGGTCGAACCTGAAATTCCTCAAAAGTTTTGTTGGGATGCACTTTCAAAAACACGACGAGGAACATTTAGAGATGAACGTTATTATTACGAACTGAAAGGCAATACATGGAAGGTGATAGCTTGTCAAAATGGATATATTTTTTCTCACGAcagatgttgttgtgttttaaaATCACAAATAACGACCCCTAGAACAGAACCGACAGGTGAACCTGAAACGGAGCCGACAGGTGAACCTGAAACACCATTCGAAGTATGTCCGCATAAGCCTTCTCAGTCTATAAGAAGAGCCACTACAAACCCACAGATTTACGAGCAGAAGACCACAGGAGGCAAATGGGTGAAAATATCATGCGAAGCTGCAAATCAATTCAACGTCAAAAAATGTTGTTGTGTT CCGACAAGTAAACCCGAAACAGAACCAACAG GTGAACCCGAAACAGAACCGACAGGTGAACCTGAAACGGAGCCGACAG GTGAACCCGAAACAGAACCGACAGGTGAACCTGAAACGGAGCCGACTG GTGAACCCGAAACAGAACCGACAGGTGAACCTGAAACGGAGCCGACAG GTGAACCCGAAACAGAACCGACAG GTGAACCCGAAACAGAACCGACAGGTGAACCTGAAACACCATTCGAAGTATGTCCGCATAAGCCTTCTCAGTCTATAAGAAGAGGCACTAAAAACCCACAGATTTACGAGCAGATGAACAAGCAACGCAAAtgggagagaaaaatatgtaacgGTGCAAGTCGATTCAACGCCAAAAAATGTTGTTGTGTTTCGACAGGTGAACCCGAAACAGAACCGACAG GTGAACCCGAAACAGAACCGGAAGGTAAACCCGAAGGAGAACCTGAAATTGCCGAAAAGATTTGTCATCATAAACCGTCAAAAATACAACGAAAAACATTTAaagttgaacttttttattatgAAAAGACGGGCAATACATGGATGCTGAAGGTTTGTCaaaatggatatattttctcTTACGAGGAGTGTTGTTGTGctttaaaatcaaaacaaatagcGAATCCTGAAACAGAACCGGAAGGCAAACCTGAGTCAGAACCGGAAGGTGAACCAGAGGGAGAACCGAAACCAGAAAATGAAGTACAACACGCATATTGTATAGATGTGATATCTCGGGCTATAAGGAAAAATACAACGAACCCAAAGCAGTATAagcagttgtcatcatcattcaaatgggaagtaaaatattgtccacattCAAAACGATTCAGTTTTAAAATATGCTGTTGCGTTCCGGTAACACCTGGACAACCAGAGGGAGAGCCGGAGGGTAAACCTGAAACAGAACCGGAAGGTAAACCTGAAACAGAACCTGAAACAGAACCGGAGGGTAAACCTGAAAAACCCTTTAAAATATGTCCGCATAAGCCTTCTGAGTCTATAAGAAGACCCACCACAAACCCACAGTTTTACGAGCAGATGACCATAAGAAACGAATGGGTAAACATGTCATGTGGAGATGCAAGTCGATTCGACGTCGATCAATGTTCTTGTATTCCGACAGAGAAAACTACACCTACTACAACGCAACGATCATATGACACTGCACAAGCAAATATTACGTGTAAGGTCGGGAATGGACCTCTTCGGAAAACAGACTCGGACTTACGTCGTTATTCAGAAAAGGTAGCAGGAAGATGGGAAGATAGGATTTGCTACAGTGGTGGTATATTCAACAAACTAATTTGTGGTtgtgtttatttgaaaaaaatacataaatag